In Anopheles gambiae chromosome 2, idAnoGambNW_F1_1, whole genome shotgun sequence, a single window of DNA contains:
- the LOC133391987 gene encoding uncharacterized protein LOC133391987 isoform X1, whose protein sequence is MSTTKPTPTRQKKKKPPANGEPAARSVKKVSAVELQKLMATQGQPGKPGKVIGVTKVSHGTVSDTSAPRIAIKDEPNWEHNPLSEEEAGIVSSFSDSTDVTDDFSELVVDPCTPVKTMEDFEDIIEYGVCRGEIDDDTPIVTTRRELRQIIKDAFQTHLRSINTRLASIEGSIGLLLNSVAVPNDGEVEDYIPTANSFEFKIIDNSEDLELLNERLETDEEYAKKLLQWLQARLCTNESKKRMSRALSAMFTLEFLCTVTWTGKGKQAKLAMSRYKAVVQLFKTIGTTRLCTIDDRAVADFFIVKLRYTGLNLKRRKDKK, encoded by the exons ATGAGCACCACGAAACCGACACCGACaaggcaaaagaagaaaaagccgCCTGCCAATGGTGAACCGGCAGCTCGCAGCGTAAAGAAGGTTTCGGCAGTGGAGCTGCAAA AGTTAATGGCTACCCAGGGACAGCCAGGCAAGCCGGGCAAAGTGATTGGCGTAACCAAGGTTTCTCACGGTACGGTTTCAG ACACCAGCGCACCGAGGATAGCGATAAAAGATGAGCCCAATTGGGAACATAACCCACTATCGGAGGAAGAGGCGGGTATAGTTAGCTCTTTTTCCGATTCCACGGATGTAACCGACGATTTTTCCGAACTGGTCGTAGACCCATGCACGCCTGTCAAAACGATGGAAGACTTTGAGGACATCATTG AATACGGCGTTTGCAGAGGCGAGATCGACGATGACACACCGATCGTTACCACCAGGCGAGAGCTACGACAGATTATAAAAG ACGCTTTTCAGACCCACTTGCGTTCGATAAATACCCGGTTGGCCAGTATCGAGGGTTCGATCGGTTTGCTGCTGAATAGTGTCGCTGTTCCCAACGACGGCGAGGTGGAGGACTATATACCGACGGCGAACTCgtttgaatttaaaatcatcGACAACAGCGAGGATCTGGAGCTGTTGAACGAGCGTTTGGAAACGGATGAAGAGTACGCCAAGAAGCTGCTCCAGTGGCTGCAAGCGCGGCTATGCACGAATGAGAGCAAAAAACGCATGTCCAGAGCGCTGAGTGCTATGTTTACCCTGGAGTTTCTCTGTACCGTTACCTGGACCGGCAAAGGGAAGCAGGCCAAACTAGCAATGTCACGGTACAAAGCGGTGGTTCAACTGTTTAAAACAATAGGCACTACCCGGCTCTGTACGATTGACGACCGAGCGGTGGCAGATTTTTTCATTGTTAAGCTACGCTACACAGGGTTAAATTTAAAACGacgaaaagataaaaaatag
- the LOC133391987 gene encoding uncharacterized protein LOC133391987 isoform X2: protein MSTTKPTPTRQKKKKPPANGEPAARSVKKVSAVELQKLMATQGQPGKPGKVIGVTKVSHGTVSEYGVCRGEIDDDTPIVTTRRELRQIIKDAFQTHLRSINTRLASIEGSIGLLLNSVAVPNDGEVEDYIPTANSFEFKIIDNSEDLELLNERLETDEEYAKKLLQWLQARLCTNESKKRMSRALSAMFTLEFLCTVTWTGKGKQAKLAMSRYKAVVQLFKTIGTTRLCTIDDRAVADFFIVKLRYTGLNLKRRKDKK from the exons ATGAGCACCACGAAACCGACACCGACaaggcaaaagaagaaaaagccgCCTGCCAATGGTGAACCGGCAGCTCGCAGCGTAAAGAAGGTTTCGGCAGTGGAGCTGCAAA AGTTAATGGCTACCCAGGGACAGCCAGGCAAGCCGGGCAAAGTGATTGGCGTAACCAAGGTTTCTCACGGTACGGTTTCAG AATACGGCGTTTGCAGAGGCGAGATCGACGATGACACACCGATCGTTACCACCAGGCGAGAGCTACGACAGATTATAAAAG ACGCTTTTCAGACCCACTTGCGTTCGATAAATACCCGGTTGGCCAGTATCGAGGGTTCGATCGGTTTGCTGCTGAATAGTGTCGCTGTTCCCAACGACGGCGAGGTGGAGGACTATATACCGACGGCGAACTCgtttgaatttaaaatcatcGACAACAGCGAGGATCTGGAGCTGTTGAACGAGCGTTTGGAAACGGATGAAGAGTACGCCAAGAAGCTGCTCCAGTGGCTGCAAGCGCGGCTATGCACGAATGAGAGCAAAAAACGCATGTCCAGAGCGCTGAGTGCTATGTTTACCCTGGAGTTTCTCTGTACCGTTACCTGGACCGGCAAAGGGAAGCAGGCCAAACTAGCAATGTCACGGTACAAAGCGGTGGTTCAACTGTTTAAAACAATAGGCACTACCCGGCTCTGTACGATTGACGACCGAGCGGTGGCAGATTTTTTCATTGTTAAGCTACGCTACACAGGGTTAAATTTAAAACGacgaaaagataaaaaatag
- the LOC1276904 gene encoding choline transporter-like 1 translates to MGCFESKPDQQVQPVTVRSPTDIFWLVLYVVFWIALIVIAVFSFIYGNPLRIINGYDSFGNTCGVRSNDKFSNFPLSGMNTEDKPYLFFLDIKELRHTLKICVKECPQRELLNAAELYRYYEDRKTKLCRYDFNMSMLQTQEANQGAKYFDFNGPCPPFPVYQSAPVLHRCIPTGVNAPLQQVKKMYALINSWEATQQVFSDLYKAWPTIVLICALSLVFSIVMIALLHWLATIVSWLICIIVVVASVGITGVLWWSYYKAKHTLDTDQQLSYLEELVRNEATIYVLAIAATCIMIILLVVIYYLREKLTGLAALFEEAGKCMLQLPGLAGPPLLAFLALSIFLAFWVVVVVCLATANYPGVKPLLPLAQLEDSASIANDPKLKPELAGKNDTSFKSFKLVEYHDVNVLRHMLWIYIIGLIWTSEFIFACQQLAIAGAVAFWYFRKPTDSPVLLAIAKLVKYHLGSVAKGSLIITIFKIPRLILTYLYAKLKRHQQEGSECASCCLRCCICSFWLLEKFIRYLNHNAYTVIAIEGVNFCPAAKIAWNALVTNALQVATINGIGDFVLFLGKLAVASICGLISILLLRDNPDLHFYMAPVIIITVFAFFIAHIILSLYEMVVDTLFLCVCEDRTINGNSGRWKESNLARLLGEAPEEDAVEAPMQEVQLTPITKQPFSAQFLQAEMENSKA, encoded by the exons ATGGGTTGCTTCGAGAGCAAGCCCGACCAGCAAGTGCAGCCGGTGACGGTGCGATCGCCCACCGACATCTTTTGGCTTGTTCTGTACGTTGTCTTTTGGATTGCATTG ATCGTCATTGCAGTGTTTTCCTTCATCTACGGCAATCCGCTACGCATCATCAATGGGTACGATTCGTTCGGTAACACGTGCGGCGTGCGCAGCAACGACAAGTTCTCCAACTTTCCCCTGTCCGGCATGAACACGGAAGACAAACCGTACCTGTTCTTCCTCGACATCAAGGAGCTGCGCCACACGCTCAAGATCTGCGTGAAGGAATGTCCCCAGCGAGAGCTGCTGAACGCGGCCGAACTGTACCGCTACTACGAGGACCGCAAGACGAAGCTCTGCCGGTACGACTTTAACATGAGCATGCTGCAAACGCAGGAAGCGAACCAGGGGGCCAAGTACTTCGACTTCAATGGGCCGTGCCCACCGTTCCCGGTGTACCAGTCGGCGCCGGTACTGCACCGCTGCATCCCGACCGGCGTGAACGCGCCGCTGCAGCAGGTGAAGAAGATGTACGCACTGATCAACTCCTGGGAGGCGACGCAGCAGGTGTTTAGCGATCTGTACAAGGCGTGGCCCACGATCGTGCTGATCTGTGCGCTGAGCCTGGTGTTCTCGATCGTGATGATTGCGCTGCTGCACTGGCTCGCGACGATCGTGTCGTGGCTGATCTGCATCATCGTGGTGGTGGCCAGCGTCGGCATTACGGGCGTGCTGTGGTGGAGCTACTACAAGGCCAAGCATACGCTCGACACCGACCAGCAGCTGTCCTACCTGGAGGAGCTGGTGCGGAACGAGGCCACGATCTACGTGCTCGCGATCGCTGCCACCTGCATCATGATCATACTGCTCGTCGTCATCTACTATCTGCGCGAGAAGCTGACCGGCCTGGCGGCCCTGTTCGAGGAGGCGGGCAAGTGTATGCTGCAGCTGCCGGGGTTGGCCGGACCGCCGCTGCTCGCCTTCCTCGCATTGTCGATCTTTCTGGCCttctgggtggtggtggtcgtttgCTTGGCCACCGCCAACTATCCCGGCGTGAAGCCGTTGCTTCCGTTGGCCCAGCTCGAGGACAGTGCTTCGATTGCGAACGATCCGAAGCTGAAGCCGGAGCTGGCGGGGAAGAATGATACCAGCTTCAAGT CATTCAAATTGGTAGAATATCACGACGTGAACGTGCTGCGACACATGCTGTGGATCTACATCATTGGGCTGATCTGGACGAGTGAGTTTATCTTCGCTTGCCAGCAGCTAGCCATTGCCGGTGCCGTCGCGTTCTGGTACTTCCGCAAGCCCACCGATTCGCCCGTCCTGCTCGCGATTGCCAAGCTTGTTAAGTACCATCTTGGGTCCGTTGCGAAGGGTTCGCTCATTATTACGATCTTCAAAATCCCCCGCCTCATCCTTACCTACCTCTACGCGAA ATTGAAGCGCCACCAGCAGGAAGGATCGGAATGTGCTAGCTGCTGTTTGCGGTGCTGCATCTGTAGCTTCTGGCTGCTGGAGAAGTTCATCCGCTACCTCAACCACAACGCGTACACCGTGATCGCGATCGAGGGTGTTAACTTCTGTCCCGCTGCAAAGATT GCTTGGAATGCACTCGTCACGAACGCACTGCAGGTCGCCACCATCAATGGTATTGGTGATTTTGTCCTATTCCTTGGCAAGCTGGCGGTGGCATCGATCTGTGGGCTGATTAGCATCCTGCTGCTGCGCGACAATCCCGATCTGCACTTCTACATGGCGCCGGTGATCATTATAACCGTGTTTGCGTTCTTCATCGCTCACATTATACTGTCGCTTTACGAG ATGGTGGTTGACACGCTGTTCCTGTGCGTGTGCGAGGATCGCACCATCAACGGCAACAGCGGCCGCTGGAAGGAAAGCAATCTGGCACGGCTGCTGGGCGAAGCGCCGGAAGAGGACGCAGTTGAGGCACCGATGCAGGAGGTGCAGCTTACCCCGATCACGAAGCAACCTTTCTCCGCCCAATTCCTGCAGGCGGAGATGGAAAACAGTAAGGCTTAA